In Arvicola amphibius chromosome 1, mArvAmp1.2, whole genome shotgun sequence, one DNA window encodes the following:
- the LOC119819254 gene encoding olfactory receptor 5B12-like: MTLMENISEITEFILVGLTDVPELQVPLSIVFTLIYLITLVGNLGMIMLIVLDSRLHTPMYFFLSNLSLVDCVYASAITPKVMVGFLTGNKVISYNACAAQLFFFVAFIAIESLILASMAYDRHAAVCKPLHYTTTMTSTTCIVIVTCCYMCGILQSSVHVVLAFRLSFCLSNIINHFFCDIPPLLDISCSNTYTNEITLLILATLDVVFTLLVILNSYLFIFIAILRMRSADAKKKAFSTCASHLITVSIFFGSLIFMYLQPSSSHTMETDKIASVFYTMVIPMLNPLVYSLRNKEVKNAFMKVVRKLKSAVNLVN; encoded by the coding sequence ATGACGCTGATGGAGAATATTTCAGAGATTACAGAATTTATTCTTGTGGGGCTAACAGATGTCCCAGAACTGCAGGTCCCTTTGTCTATTGTCTTCACTCTCATTTATTTGATCACACTGGTTGGGAATCTTGGGATGATCATGCTGATTGTGCTGGACTCCCGactccacactcccatgtactttttcctcaGTAACCTCTCCCTGGTGGACTGTGTTTATGCCTCAGCAATCACTCCTAAGGTAATGGTTGGGTTTCTTACAGGAAATAAGGTCATATCCTACAATGCATGTGCTGCTCAGCTGTTCTTCTTTGTAGCCTTTATTGCTATTGAAAGTTTGATTCTGGCCTCAATGGCCTATGACCGCCATGCAGCAGTGTGTAAACCCCTGCATTACACTACAACTATGACAAGTACCACCTGCATTGTAATAGTCACCTGCTGCTATATGTGTGGAATCTTGCAATCTTCCGTCCATGTTGTCCTTGCATTTcgtctttccttctgtctttctaaCATAATTAATCACTTTTTCTGTGACATTCCTCCTTTGCTGGACATTTCGTGTTCTAACACCTACACAAATGAGATTACACTTCTTATCTTGGCTACATTGGATGTTGTTTTCACACTCTTGGTTATCCTGAACAGTTAcctgtttattttcattgctatccTGAGGATGCGTTCAGCTGATGCCAAGAAGAAGGCCTTCTCTACGTGTGCATCCCACCTCATCACTGTATCCATCTTCTTTGGGTCACTTATATTCATGTACTTACAACCCAGCTCCAGTCATACCATGGAGACAGACAAAATTGCGTCTGTGTTTTATACCATGGTCATACCCATGCTGAACCCTTTGGTCTACAGCCTGAGAAACAAAGAGGTCAAAAATGCATTTATGAAAGTTGTTAGAAAACTGAAGTCTGCAGTgaatttagttaattaa
- the LOC119818641 gene encoding olfactory receptor 5B12-like: protein MENISEVSEFILVGLTNTQELQVPLFIIFTLIYLITLTGNLGMIILILLDSQLHTPMYFFLSNLSLVDFIYASAVTPKVMEGFLTQNKVISYNACAAQIFFLIAFATVESFLLAAMAFDRHAAVCKPLHYSTTMTRTTCVLIVICCYINGLLQSSIHVAFTFHLSFCHSNVINHFFCDIPLILALSCSDTHINVIVVFMLASFDVVFALLVILNSYLLIFIVIMRMQSTEGRKKAFSTCTSHLTTVSLFYGTIIFMYLQPNSSHSMDRDKMASVFYTMIIPMLNPLVYSLRNKKVKKAFKKFAGKVLFLLGLSN from the coding sequence ATGGAGAATATTTCAGAGGTGAGTGAATTTATTCTTGTGGGGTTAACAAATACCCAGGAGCTCCAGGTTCCTTTATTTATCATTTtcactcttatttatttaatcacaCTGACTGGGAACCTTGGCATGATCATATTAATTCTACTGGACTCCCAactccacactcccatgtacttcttcctcagtaACCTCTCCCTGGTGGACTTCATTTATGCCTCAGCAGTCACTCCCAAAGTAATGGAAGGTTTTCTCACACAAAACAAAGTCATATCCTACAATGCATGTGCTGCTCAGATTTTCTTCTTGATCGCCTTTGCCACTGTTGAAAGCTTCCTCCTGGCTGCAATGGCTTTTGACCGTCATGCAGCAGTGTGTAAGCCTCTACATTACTCAACCACCATGACAAGAACAACATGTGTCCTAATTGTTATCTGTTGCTACATCAATGGACTGCTCCAATCCTCCATTCATGTTGCTTTCACTTTCCACCTCTCCTTCTGCCATTCCAATGTGATTAATCACTTTTTCTGTGATATTCCCCTAATACTTGCTCTATCGTGTTCTGATACCCACATAAATGTGATTGTAGTCTTTATGTTGGCTTCATTTGatgttgtttttgctcttttggttATCTTGAACTCTTACCtacttattttcattgttatcatGAGGATGCAGTCAACAGAGGGCCGAAAGAAGGCCTTCTCCACCTGTACATCACACCTCACCACTGTTTCTCTCTTCTATGGTACCATCATCTTCATGTACTTACAACCCAACTCCAGTCACTCCATGGACAGAGACAAAATGGCATCTGTGTTTTACACCATGATCATCCCTATGTTGAACCCTCTGGTCTATAGCCTGAGAAACAAAAAGGTCAAGAAGGCATTCAAAAAGTTTGCTGGAAAAGTACTATTTTTACTGGGCTTAAGCAATTAA